A region of Rhizorhabdus wittichii RW1 DNA encodes the following proteins:
- a CDS encoding cation diffusion facilitator family transporter (TIGRFAM: cation diffusion facilitator family transporter~PFAM: cation efflux protein): MTEPPESRLILFAALAANLGIAVAKFVAAAITGSSAMLTEGFHSVVDSLNQLLLLYGQKRSVRPPDERHPLGYGRELYFWSFVVAILIFSTGAGLSIYEGVLHVLDPEPIRTPWVNYVVLALSLLLEGASWGIAVREFGAAKGEHGWWEAVRQSKDPPSFIVLFEDSAAMFGLFVAGAGITLSLLTGDARWDGVASIVIGLALAGVALALAREAKDLLIGEPADPALEAAVRAAIDRRPEVTGVNEITTVHIGPQAIFLGLAVDFEDEVPVGRVEAMIAEAEAELRARWPALRAIYIKPQAKPPPEQP, translated from the coding sequence ATGACCGAACCGCCCGAGAGCCGGCTGATCCTGTTTGCCGCCCTGGCCGCCAATCTCGGCATCGCCGTGGCCAAGTTCGTCGCCGCGGCGATCACCGGGTCCTCGGCGATGCTGACCGAGGGCTTCCATTCGGTCGTCGACAGCCTCAACCAGCTCCTGCTGCTCTACGGCCAGAAGCGATCCGTCCGCCCGCCCGACGAGCGTCACCCGCTCGGCTATGGCCGAGAGCTCTATTTCTGGAGCTTCGTCGTCGCGATCCTGATCTTCTCGACCGGCGCCGGCCTGTCGATCTACGAGGGCGTCCTCCACGTCCTCGACCCCGAACCGATCCGGACGCCGTGGGTCAACTATGTGGTGCTGGCGCTGTCGCTGCTGCTCGAGGGGGCGAGCTGGGGGATCGCGGTGAGGGAGTTCGGGGCGGCCAAGGGCGAGCATGGCTGGTGGGAAGCCGTCCGCCAGTCGAAGGACCCGCCGAGCTTCATCGTCCTGTTCGAGGATTCGGCGGCGATGTTCGGCCTGTTCGTGGCCGGCGCCGGCATCACCCTCAGCCTGCTGACCGGCGATGCGCGCTGGGACGGCGTGGCCTCGATCGTCATCGGTCTCGCGCTTGCCGGCGTGGCGCTGGCGCTGGCGCGCGAGGCGAAGGACCTGCTGATCGGCGAGCCGGCCGATCCCGCGCTGGAGGCGGCGGTGCGCGCGGCGATCGACCGCCGGCCCGAGGTGACCGGGGTCAACGAGATCACCACCGTCCATATCGGCCCGCAGGCGATCTTCCTCGGCCTGGCGGTCGACTTCGAGGACGAGGTGCCGGTCGGCCGGGTCGAGGCGATGATCGCCGAGGCCGAGGCGGAGCTGCGCGCGCGCTGGCCGGCGCTGCGCGCCATCTATATCAAGCCGCAGGCGAAGCCGCCGCCCGAGCAGCCATGA
- a CDS encoding Serine-type D-Ala-D-Ala carboxypeptidase (PFAM: peptidase S11, D-alanyl-D-alanine carboxypeptidase 1), whose product MTGSAFARWLACLALALPMSVMPLPWAVSTTAPAEAASPLGAPRFSAVLMDADTNEILYAEQPTAIRHPASITKVMTLYLVFDALDAGRLKLDDRVVMSPLAASQRPSKLGLGIGQSLSVADAISVVAVKSANDVAVALAEKIGGTEANFARMMTAKARQLGMRQTVFANASGLPNPGHFTSAQDIAILSAAMIRNHPARYHCFSEQSFSYGKLRMANHNKLLGNVPGVDGIKTGFTNDSGFTLTASAVRNGHRLIAVVLGSPSGWQRDRDITSLLNAGFTALEIRGAGRSEDMAALLSSSGFALNRSLRPLPQIAALQVEEGDTE is encoded by the coding sequence GTGACTGGATCCGCGTTCGCACGATGGCTCGCCTGCCTGGCGCTGGCCCTGCCCATGTCCGTGATGCCGCTGCCTTGGGCGGTTTCCACGACGGCGCCGGCCGAGGCCGCCAGCCCGCTCGGCGCCCCGCGCTTCTCCGCGGTGCTGATGGACGCCGACACCAACGAGATCCTCTACGCCGAGCAGCCGACCGCGATCCGCCATCCGGCGTCGATCACCAAGGTCATGACGCTCTACCTGGTGTTCGACGCGCTCGACGCCGGCCGCCTGAAGCTCGACGACCGGGTGGTGATGTCGCCGCTCGCGGCCAGCCAGCGGCCCTCCAAGCTCGGCCTCGGCATCGGCCAGTCGCTGTCGGTGGCCGATGCGATCAGCGTCGTCGCGGTCAAGTCGGCCAATGACGTCGCGGTGGCGCTGGCCGAGAAGATCGGCGGCACCGAAGCCAATTTCGCGCGGATGATGACGGCCAAGGCCCGCCAGCTCGGCATGCGCCAGACCGTCTTCGCCAACGCCAGCGGCCTGCCCAATCCCGGCCATTTCACCTCCGCGCAGGACATCGCCATCCTGTCGGCGGCGATGATCCGCAACCATCCGGCCCGCTATCATTGCTTCTCGGAGCAGAGCTTCAGCTACGGCAAGCTGCGGATGGCGAACCACAACAAGCTGCTGGGCAACGTCCCCGGCGTCGACGGCATCAAGACCGGCTTCACCAACGACAGCGGCTTCACCCTCACCGCCTCGGCGGTCCGCAACGGCCATCGCCTGATCGCGGTGGTGCTCGGCTCGCCGTCGGGCTGGCAGCGCGACCGCGACATCACCTCGCTGCTCAACGCCGGCTTCACCGCGCTCGAGATCCGCGGCGCCGGCCGGTCGGAGGACATGGCCGCGCTGCTCTCCAGCTCGGGCTTCGCGCTCAACCGCAGCCTGCGCCCGCTGCCGCAGATCGCTGCGCTGCAGGTCGAGGAAGGCGACACCGAATAG
- a CDS encoding dihydrolipoamide dehydrogenase (TIGRFAM: dihydrolipoamide dehydrogenase~PFAM: FAD-dependent pyridine nucleotide-disulphide oxidoreductase; glucose-inhibited division protein A; pyridine nucleotide-disulphide oxidoreductase dimerisation region), whose amino-acid sequence MAETYDLIVLGSGPGGYVAAIRAAQLGLKTAIVERELLGGICLNWGCIPTKALLRSAEIYHHMKHAEAFGLSAVKPGFELANVVQRSRGVAKQLNQGVTGLMKKHKIAVHFGDGKLTDKGKLTVTRDGQATELSAKNIIIATGARARDLPFAKADGERIWTYRHAMTPKEMPTKLLVIGSGAIGLEFASFYGDFGAEVTVVEMLDRILPVEDEEVSAFMTKALAKQGMKIRPSTGVQKLTPSAKGVTAEIKDKDGKVTTEEYSHVIVAVGIVPNVENIGLEEVGVEPDKRYHIKTDEYCRTNVPGIYAIGDVTDGPWLAHKAMHEAVIAAEHIAGEHPHAMDKRNIPGCTYCRPQVASVGLTEAKAKEAGYTVKVGKFPFIGNGKAIALGEPEGFVKTVFDEATGELLGAHMVGAEVTEMIQGYTIGKTLETTEAELMGTVFPHPTISEAMHESVLAAYGRPLHI is encoded by the coding sequence GTGGCGGAAACCTACGATCTCATCGTCCTCGGCTCGGGCCCCGGCGGCTATGTCGCGGCGATCCGGGCGGCGCAGCTCGGCCTCAAGACCGCGATCGTCGAGCGCGAGCTGCTCGGCGGCATCTGCCTCAACTGGGGCTGCATCCCGACCAAGGCGCTGCTGCGCTCGGCCGAGATCTACCATCATATGAAGCATGCCGAGGCGTTCGGGCTGTCGGCGGTGAAGCCGGGCTTCGAGCTGGCAAACGTGGTGCAGCGTTCGCGCGGCGTCGCCAAGCAGCTCAACCAGGGCGTCACCGGCCTGATGAAGAAGCACAAGATCGCGGTCCATTTCGGCGACGGCAAGCTGACCGACAAGGGCAAGCTGACGGTCACCAGGGACGGGCAGGCGACTGAGCTGTCGGCGAAGAACATCATCATCGCCACCGGCGCCCGCGCCCGCGACCTGCCCTTCGCCAAGGCGGACGGCGAGCGGATCTGGACCTATCGCCACGCGATGACGCCCAAGGAGATGCCGACCAAGCTGCTGGTGATCGGATCGGGCGCGATCGGGCTGGAGTTCGCGAGCTTCTACGGCGACTTCGGCGCCGAGGTGACGGTGGTCGAGATGCTCGACCGCATCCTGCCGGTGGAGGACGAGGAGGTGAGCGCCTTCATGACCAAGGCCCTCGCCAAGCAGGGGATGAAGATCCGCCCGTCGACCGGCGTGCAGAAGCTCACCCCCTCGGCCAAGGGCGTGACCGCCGAGATCAAGGACAAGGACGGCAAGGTCACCACCGAGGAGTACAGCCACGTCATCGTCGCGGTCGGCATCGTCCCCAATGTCGAGAATATCGGGCTGGAGGAGGTCGGGGTCGAGCCCGACAAGCGCTATCACATCAAGACCGACGAATATTGCCGGACCAACGTGCCCGGCATCTACGCGATCGGCGACGTGACCGACGGTCCCTGGCTGGCGCACAAGGCGATGCACGAGGCGGTGATCGCGGCCGAGCATATCGCCGGCGAGCACCCGCATGCGATGGACAAGCGCAACATCCCTGGCTGCACCTATTGCCGCCCGCAGGTGGCGTCGGTCGGCCTGACCGAGGCGAAGGCGAAGGAGGCCGGCTACACGGTCAAGGTCGGCAAATTCCCCTTCATCGGCAACGGCAAGGCGATCGCGCTGGGCGAGCCCGAGGGCTTCGTGAAGACCGTGTTCGACGAGGCGACCGGCGAACTGCTCGGCGCGCACATGGTCGGCGCCGAGGTCACCGAGATGATCCAGGGCTACACCATCGGCAAGACGCTGGAGACCACCGAGGCCGAGCTGATGGGCACCGTCTTCCCGCACCCGACGATCAGCGAGGCGATGCACGAGAGCGTCCTCGCCGCCTATGGACGGCCGCTCCATATCTGA
- a CDS encoding thioesterase superfamily protein (PFAM: thioesterase superfamily protein), which produces MMAAGMELPPAGDPAIRVVAMPADTNANGDIFGGWLVSMMDLAAGTVASKHSKGRAATIAIDGMIFHRPVKVGDIVSVYADLRSVGRTSMKIEVAAWRQARDGSENERVTQATITFVAIDEQGRPRAVDG; this is translated from the coding sequence TTGATGGCCGCAGGCATGGAGCTGCCGCCGGCAGGCGACCCCGCGATACGCGTGGTCGCCATGCCGGCGGACACCAATGCCAATGGCGACATCTTCGGCGGCTGGCTGGTCAGCATGATGGACCTTGCCGCCGGCACGGTGGCGTCGAAGCACAGCAAGGGCCGCGCGGCGACGATCGCGATCGACGGCATGATCTTCCATCGCCCGGTCAAGGTCGGCGACATCGTGTCGGTCTATGCCGATCTCCGGTCGGTGGGGCGCACCTCGATGAAGATCGAGGTCGCGGCCTGGCGCCAGGCGCGCGACGGCAGCGAGAATGAACGGGTCACCCAGGCGACGATCACCTTCGTCGCGATAGACGAACAGGGACGGCCCCGCGCCGTCGACGGATAG
- a CDS encoding pyruvate dehydrogenase complex dihydrolipoamide acetyltransferase (TIGRFAM: pyruvate dehydrogenase complex dihydrolipoamide acetyltransferase~PFAM: biotin/lipoyl attachment domain-containing protein; catalytic domain of components of various dehydrogenase complexes; E3 binding domain protein) produces MPIELKMPALSPTMEEGTLAKWLVKEGDAVKSGDLLAEIETDKATMEFEAVDEGTIAKLVVGEGTEGVKVGSVIALIQGEDEDAAPKAAPKVEAAPKPEPKPAPAPKAEAPAPKAEAPARPAAPAAAPAASGDRVKASPLARRLAQAQGVDLAQVSGTGPGGRVVKADLDGAPKAAAAPAQAPAAAAAAAPAPTAAPAAAPKPAAAPAPAGPDEIPHEVVKLSNMRKVIARRLTESMQQSPHIFLTVDIRLDPLLKLRGELNASLEARGVKLSVNDLLIKALAAALMDVPDCNVSFAGDTLIQYKRADISVAVAIPGGLITPIIKGADTKSVGAIATEAKDLAQRAKEGKLQPHEYQGGTASISNMGMFGIKQFTAVINPPQAMIMAVGAGEKRPYVVDDALATATVMSATGSFDHRAIDGAVGAQLMQAFKRLVENPLGLLA; encoded by the coding sequence ATGCCGATCGAGTTGAAGATGCCCGCCCTTTCTCCGACGATGGAGGAAGGTACTCTCGCCAAATGGCTCGTCAAGGAAGGGGATGCGGTCAAGTCCGGCGATCTCCTCGCCGAGATCGAGACCGACAAGGCGACGATGGAGTTCGAAGCCGTCGACGAAGGCACGATCGCCAAGCTCGTCGTCGGCGAGGGCACCGAGGGCGTCAAGGTCGGTTCGGTGATCGCGCTGATCCAGGGCGAGGACGAGGATGCGGCGCCCAAGGCCGCCCCGAAGGTCGAGGCCGCGCCCAAGCCGGAACCGAAGCCCGCTCCCGCGCCGAAGGCCGAAGCGCCGGCTCCCAAGGCCGAGGCGCCCGCCAGGCCGGCCGCGCCCGCCGCGGCACCGGCCGCCTCGGGCGACCGGGTGAAGGCGAGCCCGCTCGCGCGCCGGCTCGCCCAGGCGCAGGGCGTCGACCTGGCCCAGGTCAGCGGCACCGGCCCTGGCGGCCGGGTGGTGAAGGCCGATCTCGACGGCGCCCCGAAGGCCGCCGCCGCTCCGGCCCAGGCGCCTGCCGCTGCCGCTGCCGCGGCTCCCGCGCCGACCGCCGCTCCCGCCGCGGCGCCCAAGCCCGCCGCCGCGCCGGCGCCGGCCGGTCCGGACGAGATCCCGCACGAGGTCGTCAAGCTGTCGAACATGCGCAAGGTGATCGCGCGGCGGCTGACCGAATCGATGCAGCAGAGCCCGCACATCTTCCTGACGGTCGACATCCGGCTCGATCCGCTGCTCAAGCTGCGCGGCGAGCTCAACGCGTCGCTGGAGGCGCGCGGCGTCAAGCTGTCGGTCAACGACCTGCTGATCAAGGCGCTCGCGGCCGCGCTGATGGACGTGCCCGATTGCAACGTCTCCTTCGCCGGCGACACGCTGATCCAGTACAAGCGCGCCGACATCTCGGTGGCGGTGGCGATCCCGGGCGGCCTGATCACCCCGATCATCAAGGGCGCCGACACCAAGAGCGTCGGCGCGATCGCGACCGAGGCGAAGGACCTCGCCCAGCGCGCCAAGGAGGGCAAGCTCCAGCCGCACGAATATCAGGGCGGCACGGCGTCGATCTCGAACATGGGGATGTTCGGGATCAAGCAGTTCACCGCGGTGATCAACCCGCCCCAGGCGATGATCATGGCGGTCGGCGCGGGCGAGAAGCGGCCCTATGTGGTCGACGATGCGCTGGCGACGGCGACGGTCATGTCGGCCACCGGCAGCTTCGACCATCGCGCCATCGACGGCGCGGTCGGCGCGCAGCTGATGCAGGCGTTCAAGCGGCTGGTCGAAAACCCGCTCGGCCTGCTGGCTTGA
- a CDS encoding UspA domain protein (PFAM: UspA domain protein), protein MRTYMVVIDDNEAARAALRFAARRAIKTGGSVEILALVPQQEFVQWGAVQATFEEEARLRAEAMVAQAASALIEDTGVMPSITVRQGDPVAVVRELLAEQPHVAALVLGAAASGNPGKLVSHFAGTDAGQLPCPLMIVPGSLDDEAIDRLS, encoded by the coding sequence GTGCGTACCTATATGGTTGTCATCGACGACAATGAGGCCGCGCGCGCCGCCCTGCGCTTCGCCGCCCGGCGCGCCATCAAGACCGGCGGGTCGGTCGAGATCCTGGCGCTGGTGCCGCAGCAGGAGTTCGTCCAGTGGGGGGCGGTCCAGGCCACCTTCGAGGAGGAGGCCCGGCTGCGCGCCGAAGCGATGGTCGCCCAGGCGGCGAGCGCGCTGATCGAGGATACCGGCGTCATGCCGTCGATCACGGTGCGCCAGGGCGATCCCGTCGCGGTGGTCCGCGAATTGCTGGCCGAACAGCCGCACGTCGCGGCCCTGGTCCTGGGCGCGGCGGCGAGCGGCAATCCCGGCAAGCTGGTCAGCCACTTCGCCGGCACCGACGCGGGCCAGCTCCCCTGCCCGCTGATGATCGTCCCCGGCTCGCTCGACGACGAGGCGATCGACCGGCTGAGCTGA
- a CDS encoding protein of unknown function DUF86 (PFAM: protein of unknown function DUF86), translated as MDDRKLAHELETIELLVARARETVGKHDRRSFAEDRDAVDATAYRLAMIGEHCKRLPPDLQERHPNLPWRQMVGLRNIVSHAYDEIDTGIIWSAATARLDEIGRMCRDEKRRLDPEGSREGGA; from the coding sequence ATGGACGATCGCAAGCTGGCCCATGAGCTGGAGACGATCGAGCTTCTCGTCGCACGTGCGCGGGAAACTGTCGGCAAGCACGATAGGCGCAGCTTCGCAGAGGATCGAGACGCGGTAGATGCCACCGCCTATCGGCTGGCGATGATCGGCGAGCATTGCAAGCGATTGCCGCCCGATCTGCAGGAGAGGCATCCGAACCTGCCATGGCGGCAAATGGTTGGGCTGCGCAACATCGTCAGCCACGCCTATGACGAAATCGATACCGGGATCATATGGTCTGCCGCCACGGCCAGACTGGATGAAATCGGCAGAATGTGCCGGGACGAGAAAAGGCGTCTCGATCCTGAGGGCTCGCGCGAAGGCGGCGCGTAG
- a CDS encoding GAF domain-containing-like protein: MDGMYMFDIDRHGDKASLYADMAAALAALTADEPDAIANMANAAALIWEYLPDLNWAGFYRAIGQELVLGPFQGKTACIRIPFGKGVCGTAADTRTAQCVSDVHEFPGHIACDAYSASELVVPIVHEGRLIGVLDLDSPIKGRFDEQDVVGCAELMAVLGPRIAA; this comes from the coding sequence ATGGACGGCATGTACATGTTCGACATCGACCGGCACGGCGACAAGGCGTCGCTCTATGCCGATATGGCGGCGGCGCTCGCCGCGCTGACCGCCGACGAGCCCGACGCGATCGCCAACATGGCCAATGCCGCGGCGCTGATCTGGGAATATCTGCCCGATCTCAACTGGGCGGGCTTCTACCGCGCGATCGGGCAGGAACTGGTGCTTGGGCCCTTCCAGGGCAAGACCGCCTGCATCCGCATCCCGTTCGGCAAGGGCGTGTGCGGCACGGCGGCGGACACCCGCACTGCGCAGTGCGTGTCGGACGTCCACGAATTCCCCGGCCATATCGCCTGCGACGCCTATTCGGCGTCGGAGCTGGTCGTGCCGATCGTCCATGAGGGCCGGCTGATCGGCGTGCTCGACCTCGACAGCCCGATCAAGGGCCGCTTCGACGAACAGGACGTGGTGGGCTGCGCCGAGCTGATGGCGGTCCTGGGCCCCCGGATCGCGGCGTGA
- a CDS encoding Class I peptide chain release factor (PFAM: Class I peptide chain release factor) has translation MPLIPVTRSIAIDSDEIEESFTRAGGPGGQGVNTTDSAVMLRFDVRNSPNLPDAVKIRLDAIAGSRMTREGVLVLRSEGARSQLLNRQEVRERLFDLIREATFVPKKRKPTKPSRAAKAKRMDGKSKRSAVKNLRGKVFD, from the coding sequence ATGCCGCTCATCCCCGTCACCCGCTCGATCGCGATCGACAGCGACGAGATCGAGGAAAGCTTCACCCGCGCGGGCGGCCCCGGCGGCCAGGGGGTCAACACCACCGACTCCGCCGTGATGCTGCGCTTCGACGTACGCAATTCGCCCAACCTGCCCGACGCCGTGAAGATCCGGCTGGACGCGATCGCCGGCAGCCGAATGACCCGCGAGGGCGTGCTCGTCCTGCGCAGCGAAGGCGCCCGATCGCAGCTCCTCAACCGGCAAGAAGTCCGCGAACGGCTGTTCGATCTGATCCGCGAAGCGACCTTCGTGCCCAAGAAGCGCAAGCCCACAAAGCCGTCCCGGGCGGCGAAAGCCAAGCGCATGGACGGCAAGTCCAAGCGCTCGGCGGTCAAGAACCTGCGCGGCAAGGTTTTCGACTAG
- a CDS encoding short-chain dehydrogenase/reductase SDR (PFAM: NAD-dependent epimerase/dehydratase; short-chain dehydrogenase/reductase SDR): protein MTSTILITGTSSGYGKATVDHFLDRGWNVIATMRRPDPAVFRASDRLKLVRLDVTDRASIDTAIAEGVAAFGAIDVLVNNAGIGMASAVEATPDSTVREVFETNCFGVMATCRAIIPQMRRQGHGIIVNVTSSVTIGVMPLVAVYAASKFAVEGFTESLAYELAPFGITARLVEPGYAPTTSFTANGGARMEGLIPADYAPFAQACFTRMADYPTAYCSEAEVAEAVFAAATEEGGKLRYPAGADSKMLNELRWSTSEEEYLARMRAMFAPRPDPS from the coding sequence ATGACCAGCACCATCCTCATCACCGGAACCTCGTCGGGCTATGGCAAGGCGACCGTCGACCATTTCCTCGATCGCGGCTGGAACGTGATCGCGACCATGCGGCGGCCCGACCCGGCTGTCTTCCGGGCATCGGACCGGCTGAAGCTGGTCCGGCTCGACGTCACCGACCGGGCGAGCATCGACACGGCGATCGCCGAGGGGGTGGCGGCTTTCGGGGCGATCGACGTGCTGGTGAACAATGCCGGGATCGGCATGGCCTCCGCCGTCGAAGCCACCCCCGACAGCACGGTCCGCGAGGTCTTCGAGACAAACTGCTTCGGCGTCATGGCCACCTGCCGCGCGATCATCCCGCAGATGCGGCGGCAGGGGCACGGCATTATCGTCAACGTCACGTCAAGCGTGACCATCGGGGTCATGCCGCTCGTCGCCGTCTACGCCGCGAGCAAGTTCGCCGTGGAGGGTTTCACCGAGTCCCTGGCCTATGAGCTCGCGCCGTTCGGTATCACCGCCCGGCTGGTCGAGCCGGGCTATGCCCCGACCACCAGCTTCACCGCCAATGGCGGTGCCCGGATGGAGGGGCTGATCCCGGCCGATTATGCGCCCTTCGCCCAGGCCTGCTTCACCCGCATGGCGGACTATCCCACCGCCTATTGCAGTGAAGCCGAGGTGGCCGAGGCCGTCTTCGCCGCGGCGACCGAGGAGGGCGGCAAGCTGCGCTATCCGGCGGGGGCCGACAGCAAGATGCTCAACGAGCTGCGCTGGTCGACCTCGGAAGAGGAGTATCTGGCGCGGATGCGGGCGATGTTCGCGCCACGACCCGATCCGTCCTAG
- a CDS encoding transcriptional regulator, AraC family (PFAM: helix-turn-helix- domain containing protein, AraC type) — protein MDPLSDIIALLRPHAALSKPISGRGDWGVRYDAYGQPGFAMVLAGHCWLTLDGAEPVRLDRGDFVLLPATPAFTLASRPGIAGPLVQPSDRAVRHGEPDGAPDVEMLGGAFRIEPVNAPLLLALLPGMIHIRAAESAADRLSRIIALIAEECGGDRPGHDMILPRLIEVMLIECLRGSGIEGKALPSGLLAGLRDPALATALRAIHGNVRGGWSVAGLAAIAGMSRSAFAARFVETLGCGPIEYLARWRMALARDALDRGKIPLDRLAETIGYESASAFSTAFRRRMGCSPGAFARARRQSAIAA, from the coding sequence ATGGATCCGCTCAGCGACATCATCGCCCTCCTCCGTCCCCACGCCGCCCTCTCCAAGCCGATCAGCGGCCGGGGCGATTGGGGCGTGCGCTATGACGCCTATGGCCAACCCGGCTTCGCGATGGTGCTGGCCGGGCATTGCTGGCTGACGCTCGACGGCGCCGAACCGGTCCGCCTCGACCGGGGCGACTTCGTGTTGCTGCCCGCCACCCCCGCCTTCACCCTCGCCAGCCGCCCGGGGATCGCCGGCCCCCTCGTCCAGCCGTCGGACCGGGCGGTCCGTCATGGCGAGCCCGACGGCGCCCCCGATGTCGAGATGCTGGGCGGCGCCTTCCGCATCGAACCGGTCAACGCACCGCTGCTGCTGGCCCTGTTGCCCGGCATGATCCACATACGCGCCGCCGAGAGTGCCGCCGACCGGCTGTCGCGGATCATCGCCCTGATCGCCGAGGAATGCGGCGGGGATCGACCGGGGCACGACATGATCCTGCCCCGGCTGATCGAGGTGATGCTGATCGAATGTCTGCGCGGGAGCGGGATCGAGGGCAAGGCGCTCCCTTCCGGCCTGTTGGCGGGCCTGCGCGATCCGGCGCTCGCCACCGCCTTGCGGGCGATCCACGGCAACGTTCGCGGCGGCTGGAGCGTGGCCGGGCTCGCCGCGATCGCCGGCATGTCGCGATCGGCCTTCGCCGCCCGCTTCGTCGAGACGCTGGGCTGCGGCCCGATCGAATATCTGGCGCGGTGGCGGATGGCGCTGGCGCGCGACGCGCTCGATCGCGGCAAAATCCCGCTCGACCGGCTCGCGGAGACGATCGGCTATGAATCGGCCAGCGCCTTCAGCACCGCCTTCCGCCGCCGCATGGGTTGCTCGCCAGGCGCCTTCGCCCGCGCCCGTCGTCAGTCCGCCATAGCGGCCTGA
- a CDS encoding pseudouridine synthase (PFAM: pseudouridine synthase), which yields MTGTGWGRIAARRPKGKEALCRRGRPVQGRRVLDEHILFIDGEAMVIDKPSGLPVDPPRDGSISLENHLQSLSFGFKRWPSAVHRLDRDTSGCLLLARNPKAHKRYALAFEEGKVEKTYLAILDGIPAQESGLVDLPLAKISTREAGWRMVGDPRGKPATTAWRVVATVDGRALVEFRPTTGRTHQIRVHAATGIGLPIHGDPVYGREGQAGVTLLHASALVVPREGKNPIEAKAPLPARFTALGFAEPA from the coding sequence ATGACCGGAACGGGATGGGGGCGCATAGCGGCGCGGCGCCCGAAAGGCAAGGAAGCTCTTTGCAGGCGGGGCCGGCCCGTGCAAGGGAGGCGCGTGCTAGACGAACATATCCTCTTCATCGACGGCGAGGCGATGGTGATCGACAAGCCTTCGGGCCTGCCGGTCGATCCGCCGCGCGACGGCAGCATCAGTCTGGAGAACCACCTCCAGTCGCTGTCCTTCGGTTTCAAGCGCTGGCCGAGCGCGGTGCACCGGCTGGACCGCGACACCTCGGGCTGCCTGCTGCTGGCGCGCAATCCCAAGGCGCACAAACGCTATGCGCTCGCCTTCGAGGAAGGGAAGGTCGAGAAGACCTATCTTGCCATCCTCGATGGCATTCCGGCGCAGGAGAGCGGCCTGGTCGACCTGCCGCTCGCCAAGATCTCGACCCGCGAGGCTGGTTGGCGGATGGTCGGCGACCCCAGGGGCAAGCCCGCCACCACGGCCTGGCGCGTCGTCGCGACCGTCGACGGACGCGCGCTGGTCGAGTTCCGGCCGACGACCGGTCGCACCCACCAGATTCGCGTGCACGCCGCGACCGGCATCGGCCTGCCGATCCATGGCGACCCGGTTTACGGCAGGGAAGGGCAGGCCGGAGTGACCTTGCTCCATGCCTCCGCCCTGGTCGTCCCGCGCGAAGGTAAGAACCCGATCGAGGCGAAGGCGCCGCTTCCCGCGCGTTTCACCGCGCTGGGCTTCGCCGAACCGGCCTGA